From the Procambarus clarkii isolate CNS0578487 chromosome 70, FALCON_Pclarkii_2.0, whole genome shotgun sequence genome, one window contains:
- the LOC123748395 gene encoding tetra-peptide repeat homeobox protein 1-like, producing MPGHMPGHMPGHMPGHMPGHMPGHMPGRMPGHMPGHMPGHMPGHMPGHMPGHMPGRMPGHMSGYMPGHIPGHMPGLMPGHMPGHMSGHMPGHMSGHMPGHMPGHMSGHMPGHMPGHMPGHMSGHMPGHMPGHMSGHMSGHMSGHMPGHMPGHMPGHMSGDMPGHMPGHMPGHMPGHMSGHMPGHMPGHMSGHMPGHMPGHMSGHMPGHMPGHMPGHMSGHMPGHMPGNMSGHMPGHMSGHMSGHMPGHMSCHIPGHMPGRMPGHMPGHMPGHMPGHMPGHMSGHIPGHMPDRMPGHMPGHMPEHMPGHMPGHIPGHMPGRMPSHMPGHIPGHMPGRMPGYMPGHIPGHMPGHMSGHIPGHMPGHMPGHMPGHMPGHIPGHMPGHMSGHIPGHMPD from the coding sequence ATGCCTGGACACATGCCTGGGCACATGCCTGGACACATGCCTGGACACATGCCTGGCCACATGCCTGGACACATGCCTGGCCGAATGCCTGGCCACATGCCTGGACACATGCCTGGCCACATGCCTGGACACATGCCTGGACACATGCCTGGACACATGCCTGGCCGAATGCCTGGCCACATGTCTGGATACATGCCTGGACACATACCTGGACACATGCCTGGCCTCATGCCTGGACACATGCCTGGACACATGTCAGGCCACATGCCTGGACACATGTCTGGACACATGCCTGGACACATGCCTGGACACATGTCTGGACACATGCCTGGACACATGCCTGGACACATGCCTGGACACATGTCTGGACACATGCCTGGACACATGCCTGGACACATGTCTGGACACATGTCTGGACACATGTCTGGACACATGCCTGGACACATGCCTGGACACATGCCTGGCCACATGTCTGGCGACATGCCTGGACACATGCCTGGACACATGCCTGGACACATGCCTGGACACATGTCTGGACACATGCCTGGACACATGCCTGGACACATGTCTGGACACATGCCTGGACACATGCCTGGACACATGTCTGGACACATGCCTGGACACATGCCTGGACACATGCCTGGCCACATGTCTGGCCACATGCCTGGACACATGCCTGGAAACATGTCTGGACACATGCCTGGACACATGTCTGGCCACATGTCTGGACACATGCCTGGACACATGTCTTGCCACATACCTGGACACATGCCTGGCCGAATGCCTGGCCACATGCCCGGACACATGCCTGGACACATGCCTGGACACATGCCTGGACACATGTCTGGCCACATACCTGGTCACATGCCTGACCGAATGCCTGGCCACATGCCCGGACACATGCCTGAACACATGCCTGGACACATGCCTGGACACATACCTGGACACATGCCTGGCCGAATGCCTAGCCACATGCCCGGACACATACCTGGACACATGCCTGGCCGAATGCCTGGCTACATGCCCGGACACATACCTGGACACATGCCTGGACACATGTCTGGCCACATACCTGGTCACATGCCTGGCCACATGCCTGGCCACATGCCTGGCCATATGCCCGGACACATACCTGGACACATGCCTGGACACATGTCTGGCCACATACCTGGTCACATGCCTGACTGA
- the LOC138355963 gene encoding uncharacterized protein, protein MFDTSDHPPPWTTDTSDHQPPWTTDTSDHQPPWTTDTSDHPPPWTTDTSDHQPPWTTDTSDHQPPWTTDTSDHPPPWTTDTSDHQPPWTTDTSDHQPPWTTDTSDHPPPWTTDTSDHPPPWTTDTSDHQPPWTTDTSDHQPPWTIDTSDHQPPWTIDTSDHQPPWTIDTSDHQPPWTIDTSDHQPPWTIDTSDHQPPWTIDTSDHQPPWTIDTSDHQPPWTIDTSDHQPPWTTDTSDHQPPWTIDTSDHQPPWTTDTSDHQPPWTIDTSDHQPPWTIDTSDHQPPWTIDTSDHQPPWTIDTSDHQPPWTIDTSDHQPPWTPDTSDHQPPWTIDTSDHQPPWTIDTSDHQPPWTIDTSDHQPPWTIDTSDHQPPWTIDTSDHQPPWTIDTSDHQPPWTIDTSDHQPPWTTDTSDHQPPWTTDTSDHPPPWTTLGWPAGTKASVIDLLLRKL, encoded by the coding sequence ATGTTTGACACCAGCGACCACCCTCCTCCCTGGACCACTGACACCAGCGACCACCAGCCTCCCTGGACCACTGACACCAGCGACCACCAGCCTCCCTGGACCACTGACACCAGCGACCACCCTCCTCCCTGGACCACTGACACCAGCGACCACCAGCCTCCCTGGACCACTGACACCAGCGACCACCAGCCTCCCTGGACCACTGACACCAGCGACCACCCTCCTCCCTGGACCACTGACACCAGCGACCACCAGCCTCCCTGGACCACTGACACCAGCGACCACCAGCCTCCCTGGACCACTGACACCAGCGACCACCCTCCTCCCTGGACCACTGACACCAGCGACCACCCTCCTCCCTGGACCACTGACACCAGCGACCACCAGCCTCCCTGGACCACTGACACCAGCGACCACCAGCCTCCCTGGACCATTGACACCAGCGACCACCAGCCTCCCTGGACCATTGACACCAGCGACCACCAGCCTCCCTGGACCATTGACACCAGCGACCACCAGCCTCCCTGGACCATTGACACCAGCGACCACCAGCCTCCCTGGACCATTGACACCAGCGACCACCAGCCTCCCTGGACCATTGACACCAGCGACCACCAGCCTCCCTGGACCATTGACACCAGCGACCACCAGCCTCCCTGGACCATTGACACCAGCGACCACCAGCCTCCTTGGACCACTGACACCAGCGACCACCAGCCTCCCTGGACCATTGACACCAGCGACCACCAGCCTCCCTGGACCACTGACACGAGCGACCACCAGCCTCCCTGGACCATTGACACCAGCGACCACCAGCCTCCCTGGACCATTGACACCAGCGACCACCAGCCTCCCTGGACCATTGACACCAGCGACCACCAGCCTCCCTGGACCATTGACACCAGCGACCACCAGCCTCCCTGGACCATTGACACCAGCGACCACCAGCCTCCCTGGACCCCTGACACGAGCGACCACCAGCCTCCCTGGACCATTGACACCAGCGACCACCAGCCTCCCTGGACCATTGACACCAGCGACCACCAGCCTCCCTGGACCATTGACACCAGCGACCACCAGCCTCCCTGGACCATTGACACCAGCGACCACCAGCCTCCCTGGACCATTGACACCAGCGACCACCAGCCTCCCTGGACCATTGACACCAGCGACCACCAGCCTCCCTGGACCATTGACACCAGCGACCACCAGCCTCCTTGGACCACTGACACCAGCGACCACCAGCCTCCTTGGACCACTGACACCAGCGACCACCCCCCTCCCTGGACCACTCTGGGCTGGCCCGCAGGCACGAAAGCTTCCGTCATCGATTTACTATTAAGAAAGCTTTAG